The Elusimicrobiaceae bacterium genome includes a window with the following:
- the rplS gene encoding 50S ribosomal protein L19 → MNINEIKHNLKTNVPSFKSGDTVRVKVKVVEGENERVQAFDGVVVARKGSGISETFTVRKISFGVGVERIFPIHSPRLESIEVLKHGKVRRAKLNYLKKLSGKAARLQEVKKQTAEAAATETAAPAEQAAAEAK, encoded by the coding sequence ATGAATATCAACGAAATTAAACACAATTTGAAAACCAACGTGCCGTCGTTTAAATCCGGCGACACGGTGCGCGTGAAAGTCAAAGTAGTAGAAGGCGAAAACGAACGCGTGCAGGCCTTTGACGGCGTTGTAGTAGCCCGCAAAGGTAGCGGCATTAGCGAAACCTTCACCGTGCGCAAAATTTCCTTTGGCGTAGGTGTGGAACGTATTTTCCCGATTCACTCCCCCCGCTTGGAAAGCATTGAAGTCTTGAAACACGGTAAAGTGCGCCGCGCGAAACTGAACTACTTAAAGAAATTGTCCGGTAAAGCTGCCCGCTTGCAGGAAGTAAAAAAACAGACTGCAGAAGCTGCTGCTACCGAAACTGCCGCTCCCGCCGAGCAAGCCGCG